Below is a genomic region from Raphanus sativus cultivar WK10039 chromosome 4, ASM80110v3, whole genome shotgun sequence.
agTACATCTATAAGGTTATAACATCATTAAAAATTGAGCATCATATgaaataatacatgtgtttgATCAAAATCAGAGCAGAGAATCAGAAGGCAACAAACTAAACATGACCATATCTCTTACGTTTCCTTTAAGACACATGAACTTCCTCATCACACCTTCTCTCACAAACCCAACTTTTTCAAGAACCTTTTGAGACCCGACGTTATCTACATCGACAAGAGCCTCAAGCCTCTCCATCTCCGGTTTCTCCTTGAATATCTCCGCCGCCACAAGCCTCACCGCCTCCGTCGCTATCCCTTTCCCCCAATACCTGCTTCCGATAACATAACCGATCTCTCCTCTGATATTATCTACGGGCGTGACCGAGATCGAGCCGATGGCGCGGTCATCATCTAAGCAGATAGCTCGGAGCCAAGGGTGTGGCAAAACGAAGTTGTTTATGAAAGCTATGCCGGCTTCTCGGCTCGTGTAAGGCTCCCACGTGCAAAAGCGTGTGACGTTTATGTCAGTTGCCCAGACCATGAAGTCGTCTATGTCGGAGAGAGTCATTGGTCGGAGATGGATTTTCTCGGACGGTGAGGAACTCACGGCTTTGAGAGAGCATGAGTCGATCTCCATCTCGGGTGATgattgttttgagttttcttgGACGTTTGTTTCCGTTGAAGGCATTGGAGCTTGTATTTTAAAAGACTGCTTAGGCAATTTGATACTTGATTCTACACATATCGCGGTTTAAATAAACAGAAACTTGTAAcagaaatagaaaatattaaaaaagaaaagcagaACGTTCCTTTGTTGCTTCTACCGGTCAAATACGCAACAACTAATAAGGACTAGTTGGTCAACTTCTTTTATGGAGCTGCCTCTCATATGGGATGCCATAACGTGACATGGCATAGAATGTTTGGTCGTTTTTCCAATTAGATGATGTATTGTTTTCCTAATGATTTTCTCTAGTTAGTGTAAgattttttctcctttttttgcAGTTAAATTTTTGATTCAACAAATAGAGTTTATAACattcttttttgagaaaaaacatATCAATAGAAGAGTAGAAAAACAAACGAGGCACGACACTGACCTTTAACACTCTTTTCAACAAAGTGTAGACAAAGGAAGAGaggataaacaaacaaaaacgtCTCTAAGATGGAAACTTGCTGAAAGAAACCCAACAAGTTAAAAGGTATCACACTTGTGATCAATGAGCCACCAGATTCTAATTAATCAAACCACCATCCTATTTACATCGCCAAAGCTGTTAAATCTTTTGAGACGCGAGGTATGTATTGAGGACATTTAATTCATCCATCTAATACGCACTAGCATGATGTCGGTTTAATCAATACAGGAACGCAAATGAAACCTTATCTTATGGATCTTGAAACTCCCAAGTGCCAGACTTATATTCAACCACAACGTTACTGTAAACGTTTCAAACAGATACCTTACGAGTTTGATAAAACTGAGTTTCATTGTTCAAAATTCTTGATGCGTGAATTGGGTCAGGAGAATGATAAGAGTCTGACATTAAAACATGTTCAAAACAAAACTCAAGAATTACCGGATTACCGGATTCTTTAGCCCTCTTAAACATACTTAACTCCTAAACATTTGTCCTCTAAACTCTATTACTTGGGAGTCTCAAGATCCATAAGATAAGGTTTTTTTTGCGTTCCTGTATTGATTAAATTGACATCATGCTAGTTACGTACTAGATGGATGAATTGAAATTAATTTCTTCAATATACCTCGCGAGCCGCGTCTAAAAAGATTTAACAGCTTTGGCGATGTAAATAGGATGGTGATTTGATTTTTCAGTGCTTTCGCCAATTCTCGAAAACCTCAAAGTCTCCATCTATAGTTTGGTTAATTAGAATCTGGTGGCTCATCGATCACAAGTGTGATACCTTTGAACTTGTTGGGTTTCTTTCAGCAAGTTTCCATCTTAGAGacgtttttgtttgtttatcccCTCTTCCCTGGTCTACACTTTGTTGAAAAGAGAGTAAAAGGTCCCATTGTGGTGCCTCGTTTGTTTTTCTACTCTTctattgatatgtttttttctaaaaaaaaatgttataaactcTGTTTGTTGAACCAAAAATttaactgcaaaaaaaaagaaaaaaaaatcttacactAACTAGAGAAAATAATTAGGAAAACAATAAATTATCTAATTGGAAAAACGCCCAAACATTCCATGCCATGTCACGTTATGGGCATCCATAAAAGTTCtacttttctttcctttttatattttctattttgttacAAAGTTTCTGTTTATTTAAATCGCGATATGTATAAAACCAATTATCATATTGCCTTAGGAATCTTTGAAGAAAACAAGCTTCAATGCATCCAAAGGAAACAAACGTCCAAGAAAACTCAAAAGAATCATCACCCAAGATGGAGATTGACTCATGCTCTCTCAAAGCCGTGAGCTCCTCACCGTCCGAGAAAATCCATCTCCGACCAATGACTCTCTCCGACATAGACGACTTCATGGTCTGGGAATCTGACATAAACGTCACACGCTTTTGCACGTGGGAACCTTACACGAGCCGAGAAGCCGGCATAGCTTGCATAAACAACTTCGTTTTGCCACACCCTTGGCTCCGAGCTATCTGCTTAGATGATGACCGCGCCATCGGCTCGATAACGGTCACACCCGTCGATAGTATCAGAGGAGAGATCGGTTACGTTATCGGAAGCAAGTATTGGGGGAAAGGGATAGCGACGGAGGCGGTGAGGCTTGTGGCGGCGGAGATATTCAAGGAGAAACCGGAGATGAAGAGGCTTGAGGCTCTTGTCGATGTAGATAACGTCGGATCGCAAAAGGTTCTTGAAAAAGTTGGGTTTGTGAGAGAAGGTGTGATGAGGAAGTTCATGTGTCTTAAAGGAAACCTAAGAGATATGGTCATGTTTAGTTTGTTGCCTTCTGATTCTCTGCTCTGATTTTGATcaaacacatgtattatttcATATGAtgttcaattattttttaatgatgTTATAACCTTATAGATGTActgttttatcaaaaaaaattatataatttgagAGTGTCTTCGTATCTTCCGTGTTCACTTTAAAAATCGAAAACAAGGATTCAACATCTCATACGAAATTAAGTTTACTTTTAAGAAGTTAAAACAACTAacaaggaaaataaaaatttgaaggGTTAACTTGAGagcaagagtttttttttttaacaagaatTTGGTTTGTATTGTTGACAGTGGACGAATAGACTTTGGCGAGTACAGCGTTTATAATCCCACAAAGAAAGTCTCCACAGGGTAACTCAGCCTTTGTATCTGTGTCTGTTTCTGCTACGTCTCTGTTCTTTTTGCCAGTTCTGTCATCAATCAGGAAACGAGTCTATTTAGTTGTTTGTTGTATTCTTTGTTAGACCTCTGTGCTTTTTTTTAGTTAACAGTCTGCTATTTTGACTGTATCTTGAGACACCATTAGCTATATGATTTTTGCCTTGACAATAAGTAAAAATGGTTTTGAAACCGTGGTTCAATAAACAAAATATGCATTTACTTCAGGAATTCAAAGCTGTTTCTACGGAGATTGTGCTCTAACTGGTCTGGTGCATGGCAGAAATGAAAACTCCAAACTGTATTTAaagttctttaaaaaaaaaactggaagtGAATACTAAAAGTTAAGTCACCAGAGCCTGAGAACAAAGATTTGGGAAACATGAATAATGTAAACGTCTAGCTGCAAAATCCAAACACATTTTGATACTGCAGGAACCATTTAGAGAGACTTAAGTGTTAtagtttttgttatattattaacaGAAGTCAAAACaagttataaaagatttaaaacaCGAAGAGTTAGGTTTTATCATGCATAATATGTATAattcttgattttctttctttataataaaagaaaaaaaaagactcattTTGAGATAAGGCAttctaaagataaaaaaaaagactcttAACCAACACAAACACAAAGAGTTCGATACGAACTCAAGTCTTTCCAAGAACGTGGATAACGAACTCCACGCAAGTGTCTCCGCCATGCAACCACCGCGCTCGAAGGGTGGTGCTCCAACCACTTATCGAGGCGTTACAAGATCGATGACCAGACGTCAACAACGCAACTCACTGCCGCTACCTGAAGACCTCGCTATGGAGATATTCTCGAGGCTGCCGCCGAAGTCGATATCGAGATTTCGCTGCGCATCCAAGCTCTTCTCCTCCATGCTTCGCAGCCAATACTTCACAGACTCCTTCTTGACCAGATCTTGCGCTCGCCCTCGGCTCCTTTTCGCATGCGAAGATCACGGAGAGTTTATCTTCATCTCGTCCCCTCAGCCCGAAAATCCCGAAGAGAACTCGCACGTTGTAGCCTCAAACCCTCTTGCGTGTTTCCCACGTTCCAATGGATTCTACGGTTGTACCAACGGCTTCTTCTGTTATGAACCTGACCTGTTCTTTAAGGGGCTGAAAAAGCCAGTGCGTGTTCCGGTGATATGTAACCCCAGCACGGGACAGTCCTTGACCACGCCTAGGTTGATCTCGAAAAAGAGGTATGGAGTGAAAAGCTATCTTGGATATGAGCCCATGAAGAAAGAGTTCAAGGTGTTGTCGATGACTAAGTCGTTTGTGAGTGATGAGTGGAACTCAATGGAGCACCAGGTTCTGACATTAGGAACAGAGAAACTGACATGGAGGTTGGTCGAGTGTTGCATACCACATGTGCATTCTTGTAAGTGGATATGCATCAGCGGTGTTCTCTACTACGCAGCTAGAGCAGTCGGATCTTATGAGAATGCTATGGTAGTTTGTTTTGATCTGAGGTCTGAGAAGTTCAGCTCTGTCAAGTTCGGTAAAGCAATGCCTGGTTCAACAACTCTGGTAAACTACGATGGGAAACTAGGTTTGCTTATGTCTGGAGATTCTCATGATAATGTTACTCGAGCAACTTCAAGTCTTGAGCTGTGGGTTCTGGTTGACGCTGCAAAAGACGAGTGGTCCAATCATGTATACGTGTTACCACCTTCCTGGGGGGAGGTTGTGGTTGCAGAGATGACCATGTGCATTGCTGGAATGGTTGGTACCAATGAGATCGTCTTGTCCCCGCGTTACCAAAGAGTACCTTACTATGTCATCTACTTCAACGTGGAAAGAAAGACCATCACACAAGTTGGAATCCAAGGACTGGAAGCGTTTCAGGGTAAGAGTTTCGACACCTATGTCAACTATGTTGAGAATGTGAAGTTTCTTTAAGCAATTTTATAAGTGAGAGACGAGTGTAGTTTTCATTTGTGTgtgtttcgtttttttttctagcATCTTAGTTTGAAAAAGCCCACCTGTTGTGGATGATATAGGTAATGTTCTTGGTACAGACTCTTTACGAATGTATATACTAATCCAAAACAGAAAAGTTTAGAATGTGATCTTTCAATGTTATGatagagagagagtaagagttTCTACTTTCTAGATCCATGAAATGAGCAGaatgttattattttgtttaagatcTCACTTGGAATGTTGCATAccacattattattcttatgGTAAGTGGATTATGCATCAGTGGCGTTTTGTACCATATAGCTATGGAATGCAGGTATTCGGTGGAATCTATGGtagtttgttttgatttgaggACTGAGAAGTTCGGTGGAATCTATAGTAGTTTGTTTCAATAGAGCTCATCCAACAATTACATTGGCAGATAGGTTTTCTTATGTCGCCAGAAGATTCCTAGTATGTTAGTCGATCATGTAAAAGATTTGAGCTGTGGGTTCTTGGAGATGCTGCAAAACATGGGTGGAATCCAAGCATGTTTACGTATTACCACCACTTTGGAAGGATGTTGTGGATAGATTGTATTACCACCACTTTGACCCCCTGGTTATGTAGAAGTTTTTTCATTTGAGAAGAATATATGGATGGAAGACTACTATATGAAAATGAGGCACAAAACTTTAACTTTTCTCTTTTGTTAACCAAAGTGCTAGACAAAGGAATAGGGAACGAACAgcaccgaaaaaaaaaaaaacgttttctTAGTGCAAAGTGCAAACACAACAAAAACCAACTGATTCAAAGGTATCACACTAGATTTAAATGAGCCACCAGATTCTCTAATAAACCAAACCATAGATGGAGACATTGATGTTTTCAACAATTGGTGAAAACACTGAATGAATAAACCACCATTCTAACAACATCGACAAAGATGTTACCTCCTAGCATATGAGACTCTAATAAGaagtcaaatacaaaaacaaTAAGACTTGTATCAATCGAAACTTATATTCAACGGCCTCGTTGTTGAGAAGGGTACCATCGAGTGATAAAACTGATTTAAGAGTTGTATACAAAACATCAAAACTTCATGCTCCAAACAATTCTCAAGACCTTTTTTCCACTAAAAAGCAATGTATcaaatataacaaaaacaacCAAAAAGAGGAAAAAGTAGCCACAAGAAAAAcatcagaaaatataaatttgctGACTTAGTTAGATTCAATATGCTTCTTGACAATGTTGAGTGCAGTAGTATCTTCACCATAGTCCTGTAAAACATTAAACAACACAACATATCATAACAATTAAATCACCAATCACATCGATAgacattaaaaaaagaagaaaagactCTCTACCTTGACAACAAGGCACGAGCATCCAACAACCTTCCTCGCATTACCCTCTGAATCAATCTTGCAAAGctataaaaacaaaaccaaattcaACATTATTACAAATTGAGTAAAACCAGaccaaaccaattaaaaaaaagagacaaaaaaCTTACACCAGCCCATTCACCGAGAGTCTTAGCACTAGGAACCGTAAGCAAGTTGATGCTGTGATCAGCGCAGAGAGCTTTAACAAGCTTCACGTAATCAGGCTGGTTGCAGTCTTCAGCCAAGACACAGAGCTGAGCAGACCGCTTCTCAATTAGCTTAGCGCACTCATGGAGACCACGGACCACACCACCGTGAGCACGTGCCTTCCTTAGCGTCAGCTCCAATGCGGTCAAGAGATCCATGTCCTCTGGTATCGCAGAGGGCTCAGCAACGGGGGGAACAACGGCGGGAGCAGCTTCATCACTGGAATCACATATGATATAAACATCGAATCTACAAACAGTGAACTTCAGTGTTGAATGATTAGCTAGATCGCATGAGAAGCTTACCCAGACATGTTTGACTCTTGGAGATGGAGAGAGGAGGCTACAACGAGTACGACTGTAAGGTGAAGTGAAATTTGAGTGATGAAGAAGTTTGTAATATTAGGGTTTACGATCTCTGATTGCGAACTTGGGCCAGTCTAATGGGCTTATATGGGCTTTGGGTCCTTTTGGAAATTATGTCGCTTTTTACGATATGTTAAAACTTTCCCAATTATTGAACACGAAATGTGTGATTATTATTGTTTTCAACATTGTAATCTCGAGTTAGCTCAAaggcaaaaaaaattgtatcagaTTTCCaacataactttttttcttcttcttggaacCCCCACTAACTTCTTGTCCGAAgctgataatttttattttttaatcagAAGCTGTTTGTTTTCCTTCTTTCTACAAAAAGCTCATGAACGCCTACTGTTTGTTAAAAtgtgtacttttttttttgctaaaaaaaaaaaaaaaaaaaaaaaaatgtgtacTTTGAAAgttataaaacaaacaaaaaacgaGTCATTTTTTAGTCACATAGAACTTTCAATCTTTATTGATTATTACGACTGGCGTTAGACCAAACATATGAACCCGATATTGTTTTACATTTGAAATGCAAAGATATCAACAAATCATTCTTCCTCTGAGCACAAAGCTTTACTCTGTTAAGTGTTTTGGTGATCTTCTAGTGTTGGATCTGCAAGTGTTCCAATATTGACTGTTTAGTTATTTCTCCCGAGCATTCCATTGTTCTTCTCTCCTGGTTGAGTAAGTAGTGTTAGGAGAAATGTTTCCATAAGTCTCTTCCTGATGGCAAAGTTAAGCAAGTTTTCTTCT
It encodes:
- the LOC108852964 gene encoding uncharacterized protein LOC108852964, with translation MHPKETNVQENSKESSPKMEIDSCSLKAVSSSPSEKIHLRPMTLSDIDDFMVWESDINVTRFCTWEPYTSREAGIACINNFVLPHPWLRAICLDDDRAIGSITVTPVDSIRGEIGYVIGSKYWGKGIATEAVRLVAAEIFKEKPEMKRLEALVDVDNVGSQKVLEKVGFVREGVMRKFMCLKGNLRDMVMFSLLPSDSLL
- the LOC108852899 gene encoding F-box protein DOR-like, with amino-acid sequence MQPPRSKGGAPTTYRGVTRSMTRRQQRNSLPLPEDLAMEIFSRLPPKSISRFRCASKLFSSMLRSQYFTDSFLTRSCARPRLLFACEDHGEFIFISSPQPENPEENSHVVASNPLACFPRSNGFYGCTNGFFCYEPDLFFKGLKKPVRVPVICNPSTGQSLTTPRLISKKRYGVKSYLGYEPMKKEFKVLSMTKSFVSDEWNSMEHQVLTLGTEKLTWRLVECCIPHVHSCKWICISGVLYYAARAVGSYENAMVVCFDLRSEKFSSVKFGKAMPGSTTLVNYDGKLGLLMSGDSHDNVTRATSSLELWVLVDAAKDEWSNHVYVLPPSWGEVVVAEMTMCIAGMVGTNEIVLSPRYQRVPYYVIYFNVERKTITQVGIQGLEAFQGKSFDTYVNYVENVKFL
- the LOC108851498 gene encoding 40S ribosomal protein S12-1 produces the protein MSGDEAAPAVVPPVAEPSAIPEDMDLLTALELTLRKARAHGGVVRGLHECAKLIEKRSAQLCVLAEDCNQPDYVKLVKALCADHSINLLTVPSAKTLGEWAGLCKIDSEGNARKVVGCSCLVVKDYGEDTTALNIVKKHIESN
- the LOC108852228 gene encoding uncharacterized protein LOC108852228, giving the protein MPSTETNVQENSKQSSPEMEIDSCSLKAVSSSPSEKIHLRPMTLSDIDDFMVWATDINVTRFCTWEPYTSREAGIAFINNFVLPHPWLRAICLDDDRAIGSISVTPVDNIRGEIGYVIGSRYWGKGIATEAVRLVAAEIFKEKPEMERLEALVDVDNVGSQKVLEKVGFVREGVMRKFMCLKGNVRDMVMFSLLPSDSLL